Proteins encoded within one genomic window of Arachis ipaensis cultivar K30076 chromosome B08, Araip1.1, whole genome shotgun sequence:
- the LOC110265727 gene encoding serine/threonine-protein phosphatase 7 long form homolog — MLLFGTILFGDKSGASLHWKFLLLLRNFAGIIQFSWGSACLAHLYRSLCRVTRVDCKEMDGPLTLLLTWAWIRLPFLAPIPGNPRGFPIANRWRNWDRENYAYRYNSLVHYRRLLDDLQEEHFVWQASGIGGIDPDVIPLDIRHNSVIWSATMPLISFECIE; from the exons ATGTTGTTATTTGGGACAATTCTGTTTGGAGATAAGTCGGGTGCATCGCTGCACTGGAAATTTTTACTTTTGCTCCGTAACTTTGCTGGGATCATACAATTTAGTTGGGGTTCGGCATGCCTGGCACACTTGTATAGATCATTGTGTAGGGTAACTCGTGTCGACTGCAAAGAGATGGACGGTCCACTGACACTGTTGCTTACTTGGGCTTGGATTCGGCTACCATTTCTTGCGCCGATTCCCGGCAACCCTCGAGGGTTTCCGATTGCAAACAG GTGGCGTAACTGGGATCGTGAAAACTATGCCTACCGATATAATTCGCTTGTGCACTACAGGAGGTTGTTAGATGATCTACAAGAAGAACAT TTTGTTTGGCAGGCTTCTGGCATTGGAGGCATTGACCCAGATGTGATTCCTTTAGACATCCGTCATAATTCGGTTATTTGGAGTGCCACGATGCCGCTAATATCTTTTGAATGCATTGAGTGA
- the LOC107613332 gene encoding histone-lysine N-methyltransferase, H3 lysine-9 specific SUVH1 — translation MEEGLCQNSSDSVYKLGIVDVKPLRSLAPVFPESTLGSTSAQPPYGFSPFLPVGVNQEFRAPPAPAPAPVPAPAPVPAPAPVRSFRSSVVEEEAPRGADGDGSSSMEGLSGAANDRNHAAPDMCGSKPPPGSIPAPVPLRSFRSPLVEEETLHGGNGDGSSSVDGLNGVVNDQNCTAPHMRGCKSSNTSIPAPTPLRVYRSPLVEEVNLRGPNVDAGSSFEGFNGVANAQKRSEPNSQGNKSSQKRSRVNQDSDFVLSSSISLSLEKRSDADRETVNFVLTTFDALRRRLLQLEEAKELNTTGVIKRADLRASNTMTLRGVRTNLRRRIGVVPGIEIGDIFYLRMELCLVGLHGQTMSGIDYATMKCESQEEPLALSIVSSGEYDDDTDDNDILVYSGQGDFHKKDKNATDQKLQRGNLALDKSSQRHNEVRVIRGLKDATNKSTKIYVYDGLYKIQDSWIERGKSGGGIFKYKFVRLPEQPSAFAVWKSVQKWKEGTLSRSGLIIKDLSSGIESIPVSLVNEVDNAKGPGFFTYVHSLKNPKPFGSIMSSHGCNCNKACVPGDLSCSCIQRNVGDFPYIANGFLVSRKPLVHECGSMCRCLPNCKNRVSQSGLKHYMEVFKTMDRGWGLRSLDPIRAGTFICEYAGEVVDRAKLSVEGDNEYIFDTSRIFKPFKWNYEPSLLEDGASSDGNEDYDIQSHLIISAKDVGNVARFMNHSCSPNVFWQPVVYHENNQSFLHIAFFALRHIPPMTELTYDYGVTRSGHAEGSSSSKGRKKCFCGSPKCYGSFG, via the coding sequence ATGGAAGAAGGGTTATGTCAAAACTCATCAGATTCTGTTTATAAGTTAGGGATTGTAGATGTTAAACCCTTGCGTAGTTTGGCACCAGTGTTCCCGGAATCTACGCTAGGTTCTACATCTGCCCAGCCCCCATATGGATTTTCTCCATTTTTGCCCGTGGGTGTAAATCAAGAATTTCGAGCACCCCCTGCTCCCGCGCCAGCTCCGGTTCCGGCTCCAGCTCCGGTTCCAGCTCCTGCGCCAGTAAGGTCATTTAGGAGTTCAGTAGTTGAAGAAGAAGCCCCACGTGGAGCTGATGGTGATGGTTCTTCATCAATGGAGGGGCTTAGTGGTGCTGCTAATGACCGAAACCATGCAGCACCAGATATGTGTGGAAGCAAACCACCTCCTGGTTCTATTCCAGCTCCGGTTCCATTAAGGTCCTTTAGGAGCCCTCTGGTTGAAGAAGAAACCCTGCACGGAGGAAATGGTGATGGTTCTTCGTCCGTGGATGGGCTCAATGGTGTTGTTAATGACCAAAATTGTACGGCACCACATATGCGTggttgcaagtcatctaacacaTCCATACCGGCTCCAACTCCATTACGGGTCTATAGGAGCCCCCTAGTTGAAGAAGTAAACCTACGTGGACCTAATGTGGATGCTGGTTCATCATTTGAAGGGTTCAATGGTGTTGCTAATGCCCAAAAGCGTTCAGAACCAAATTCACAAGGCAACAAATCATCCCAAAAGAGGAGCAGGGTAAATCAAGATTCAGATTTTGTATTGTCTTCGTCGATCAGTCTTAGTCTAGAAAAAAGGAGTGACGCTGACCGTGAGACAGTTAATTTTGTACTCACGACATTTGATGCTCTTCGAAGAAGGCTATTGCAACTTGAAGAAGCCAAGGAATTGAACACGACTGGTGTTATCAAGCGTGCAGATTTAAGAGCTAGCAATACTATGACACTCAGAGGGGTTCGAACGAACCTGAGAAGGAGAATAGGAGTAGTGCCTGGGATTGAGATTGGTGACATTTTCTACCTACGAATGGAGTTATGTCTCGTGGGCTTACATGGACAGACAATGAGCGGAATTGACTATGCGACTATGAAATGTGAATCTCAGGAGGAACCTTTGGCTCTAAGCATTGTTTCGTCTGGAGAATATGATGATGATACAGATGATAATGATATTTTGGTATATAGTGGTCAGGGTGACTTCCACAAGAAAGATAAGAATGCGACTGATCAGAAGCTTCAAAGGGGTAATCTTGCTTTGGATAAAAGTTCACAACGGCATAATGAAGTAAGAGTCATCCGTGGACTGAAAGATGCTACTAACAAAAGCACAAAAATATATGTTTATGATGGTTTGTATAAAATCCAAGATTCTTGGATAGAAAGGGGGAAATCTGGTGGTGGCATTTTTAAGTATAAGTTTGTAAGATTGCCTGAACAGCCCAGTGCTTTTGCTGTTTGGAAATCAGTTCAGAAATGGAAAGAAGGCACCCTTTCAAGGAGTGGTCTTATTATTAAAGATCTCTCTTCAGGAATCGAGAGTATTCCTGTATCACTTGTCAATGAGGTTGATAATGCAAAGGGTCCTGGTTTCTTCACTTACGTTCATTCTCTCAAAAACCCAAAACCATTTGGTTCAATTATGTCTTCTCATGGATGCAATTGTAACAAAGCATGTGTCCCGGGAGATTTGAGTTGCTCTTGCATTCAAAGAAATGTTGGTGATTTTCCATATATTGCAAATGGTTTTCTAGTAAGTCGGAAGCCATTAGTTCATGAATGTGGCTCTATGTGTCGTTGTCTTCCGAATTGCAAAAATCGAGTGTCCCAGTCTGGTTTAAAGCATTACATGGAAGTGTTCAAAACGATGGATCGAGGGTGGGGTCTTCGATCATTGGATCCTATTCGTGCTGGTACTTTTATTTGTGAGTATGCAGGAGAAGTTGTTGACAGAGCCAAGTTAAGTGTGGAAGGAGATAATGAGTACATTTTTGATACAAGCCGTATTTTTAAACCTTTCAAGTGGAACTATGAACCTAGCTTACTGGAAGACGGGGCTTCAAGTGATGGCAATGAAGATTATGATATACAATCCCATCTAATTATAAGCGCCAAAGATGTTGGGAACGTGGCTAGATTCATGAATCATAGTTGCTCCCCAAATGTTTTCTGGCAGCCAGTTGTATATCATGAAAACAATCAATCCTTCCTTCACATTGCATTTTTTGCCCTAAGACACATTCCTCCGATGACAGAGTTAACATATGATTATGGAGTTACCCGCTCTGGTCATGCTGAGGGTAGCAGTTCATCCAAGGGAAGGAAGAAATGCTTTTGTGGATCCCCAAAATGCTATGGTTCTTTTGGTTGA